One window of the Natrinema sp. CBA1119 genome contains the following:
- the pyrG gene encoding glutamine hydrolyzing CTP synthase, whose amino-acid sequence MPTESDTHYDPSLGNKFIFVTGGVMSGLGKGITAASTGRLLKNAGFDVTAVKIDPYLNVDAGTMNPYQHGEVYVLEDGGEVDLDLGNYERFLDIDMTSDHNITTGKTYQHVIEKERAGDYLGKTVQIIPHITDDIKRRIREAAEGTDVCLIEVGGTVGDIEGMPYLEALRQFAHEEPEENVLFTHVTLVPYSKNGEQKTKPTQHSVKEVRSIGLQPDVIVGRCEDRLEPKTKEKIALFCDIPTDAVFSNPDVEDVYHVPLMVEDEGLDQYVLEHFGLADEALPEGERTNAWREIVTTEKDGEIDIALVGKYDLEDAYMSIHESLKHAGFEVGSNVTTHWVSADELSEGHDGQLEGMDGIIVPGGFGMRGSEGKIRAVQHARENGVPFLGLCLGFQMAVVEYARNVLGLEDAHSAEMEEDTPHPVIDILPEQYEVEDMGGTMRLGEHTTVIEPETLAYQLYGDTSCSERHRHRYEVNPEYFDQFEDEPLVFSGTAGNRMEILELEDHPFFFGTQFHPEYTSRPGQPSPPFLGLVEAILEQTDDGVEAESEPDDADTDAETEVTH is encoded by the coding sequence ATGCCGACGGAATCGGACACTCATTATGACCCCTCGCTGGGGAACAAGTTCATCTTCGTCACCGGCGGCGTCATGTCGGGGCTCGGCAAGGGGATCACGGCCGCGAGCACCGGCCGGCTCCTCAAAAACGCCGGGTTCGACGTCACCGCGGTCAAGATCGATCCGTATCTGAACGTCGACGCGGGGACGATGAACCCCTACCAGCACGGGGAGGTCTACGTCCTCGAGGATGGCGGCGAGGTCGACCTCGATCTCGGGAACTACGAACGGTTCCTCGATATCGACATGACCTCGGATCACAACATCACGACGGGCAAGACCTACCAGCACGTCATCGAGAAGGAACGCGCCGGCGACTACCTGGGAAAGACGGTCCAGATCATCCCCCACATCACCGACGACATCAAGCGGCGGATCCGCGAGGCCGCCGAAGGCACCGATGTCTGTCTCATCGAAGTCGGCGGCACCGTCGGGGACATCGAGGGCATGCCCTACCTCGAGGCGCTTCGTCAGTTCGCCCATGAGGAGCCCGAAGAGAACGTTCTCTTCACGCACGTCACGCTGGTTCCGTATTCGAAAAACGGCGAGCAGAAGACGAAGCCGACCCAGCACTCGGTCAAGGAGGTCCGTTCGATCGGCCTCCAGCCAGACGTGATCGTCGGCCGTTGCGAGGATCGCCTCGAGCCGAAGACCAAGGAGAAGATCGCGCTGTTCTGTGATATTCCAACGGACGCGGTGTTCTCCAATCCGGACGTCGAGGACGTCTATCACGTCCCGCTGATGGTCGAAGACGAGGGGCTCGACCAGTACGTCCTCGAGCACTTCGGCCTCGCCGACGAGGCGCTGCCGGAGGGCGAGCGCACCAACGCGTGGCGGGAGATCGTCACCACGGAGAAAGACGGCGAAATCGACATCGCACTGGTCGGCAAGTACGATCTCGAGGACGCCTACATGTCGATCCACGAGTCGCTGAAACACGCCGGCTTCGAGGTCGGCAGTAACGTCACGACCCACTGGGTGTCCGCCGACGAACTGAGCGAGGGCCACGACGGCCAACTCGAGGGGATGGACGGGATCATCGTCCCCGGCGGGTTCGGGATGCGCGGCTCCGAAGGCAAGATTCGGGCGGTTCAGCACGCCCGCGAGAACGGTGTCCCCTTCCTCGGTCTCTGTCTGGGCTTCCAGATGGCCGTCGTCGAGTACGCCCGGAACGTGCTCGGCCTCGAGGACGCTCACTCCGCGGAGATGGAAGAAGACACACCCCACCCGGTCATCGACATCCTTCCCGAGCAATACGAGGTGGAGGACATGGGCGGAACGATGCGGCTGGGCGAGCACACGACCGTGATCGAACCCGAAACGCTGGCCTACCAGCTCTACGGTGACACGTCCTGTTCCGAACGCCACCGACACCGCTACGAGGTCAACCCCGAGTACTTCGACCAGTTCGAGGACGAACCGCTGGTCTTCTCGGGCACTGCGGGCAACCGGATGGAAATCCTCGAACTCGAGGATCACCCGTTCTTCTTCGGGACGCAGTTCCACCCCGAGTACACGTCACGACCCGGACAGCCGAGCCCGCCGTTTTTGGGGCTGGTTGAGGCCATCCTCGAGCAGACTGACGATGGGGTCGAGGCCGAGAGCGAACCCGACGACGCGGACACCGACGCGGAAACAGAGGTAACCCACTAA
- a CDS encoding cyclophilin-like family protein — MTDLHVTVDGRDLEAVWTDDAPETRGALEDALPVASEATRWGDELYFDLELDVPPENAREAVPEGAIAYWPAGGKLCLFWGPTPASDDGEPRAAAPVTVVARVTETGPLTDLEGGARVRLERSEE; from the coding sequence ATGACCGATCTACACGTCACCGTCGACGGCCGCGACCTCGAGGCAGTCTGGACCGACGACGCACCCGAAACGAGGGGCGCACTCGAGGACGCGCTGCCCGTCGCAAGCGAGGCGACGCGCTGGGGCGACGAACTCTATTTCGATCTCGAACTGGATGTGCCGCCGGAAAACGCACGGGAAGCGGTGCCTGAGGGTGCGATTGCCTACTGGCCAGCGGGCGGGAAGCTGTGTCTGTTCTGGGGCCCGACCCCGGCCAGCGACGACGGCGAGCCCCGCGCCGCCGCGCCCGTGACTGTCGTCGCGCGGGTTACTGAGACGGGGCCGCTCACGGACCTCGAGGGCGGGGCACGGGTTCGGCTCGAGCGGTCCGAGGAGTGA
- the infB gene encoding translation initiation factor IF-2 gives MSDTDTRDPTSLRTPIVAVLGHVDHGKTSLLDKIRGSAVIEGEAGAITQHIGATAVPLDIISTIAGDLVDPDDFDLPGLLFIDTPGHHSFTTLRSRGGALADIAILVVDVNDGFQPQTLEALDILKRSETPFIVAANKIDTVPGWNPNEDSPINDTYESQSERVRQRLDESLYEIIGNLSDEGFSADLYWRVQNFQRNVGVVPVSAMTGEGVPDLLTVMMGLSQRYMKEEMEIDVAGPGVGTVLEVKEEKGFGTTIDTVLYDGTIRSDDTIVVGGQNEPIVTEVRALLQPRPLAEIRTESRFEKVDEVSAASGIKVAAPELADAMAGAPVRVVRDRDLEEVVAEVQAELADIAVDTAEEGVVVKADTLGSLEAMADALGDAEVPIVRAEVGDVAPRDVSVASTAEDGKQKAILGFNVDVLDDAEDRAEIEDVTIFTDEVIYQLIEEYEEYVEGIEKAQQDTILENITRPARFRILPDHTFRQNDPAVVGVEVNAGTVQNNANVVKFDGNEADRVGQVKGIQEQGEDVDEARAGNRVSVAIDGPTVGRQIEEDDELWIEIPEKHAKILEQELASDIPGDELEALNMYLDKQRSRDPFWGK, from the coding sequence ATGTCGGATACGGATACACGCGACCCCACATCTCTCAGAACGCCGATCGTCGCCGTCCTCGGACACGTCGATCACGGCAAGACAAGTCTCCTCGACAAGATCCGCGGCTCCGCGGTCATCGAGGGCGAAGCAGGCGCGATCACCCAGCACATCGGCGCGACCGCCGTCCCGCTGGACATCATCTCCACGATCGCGGGCGATCTCGTCGACCCGGACGACTTCGACCTCCCCGGCCTCCTCTTCATCGACACGCCGGGTCACCACTCCTTTACCACGCTGCGCTCGCGCGGCGGCGCGCTGGCCGATATCGCAATTCTCGTCGTCGACGTCAACGACGGCTTCCAGCCCCAGACGCTCGAGGCCTTAGACATCCTCAAGCGCTCCGAAACGCCGTTTATCGTCGCGGCGAACAAGATCGACACGGTTCCCGGCTGGAACCCCAACGAGGACTCGCCGATCAACGACACCTACGAGTCCCAGTCCGAGCGCGTCCGCCAGCGCCTCGACGAGAGCCTCTACGAGATCATCGGGAATCTCTCGGACGAGGGCTTCTCCGCCGATCTCTACTGGCGGGTCCAGAACTTCCAGCGAAACGTCGGCGTCGTCCCCGTCTCGGCGATGACCGGCGAGGGCGTTCCGGACCTCCTGACCGTCATGATGGGCCTCTCCCAGCGCTACATGAAAGAGGAGATGGAGATCGACGTCGCCGGCCCCGGCGTCGGTACCGTCCTCGAGGTCAAAGAGGAGAAAGGGTTCGGGACGACGATCGACACGGTGCTGTACGACGGGACGATCCGGTCGGACGACACGATCGTCGTCGGCGGCCAGAACGAGCCGATCGTGACCGAGGTGCGCGCGCTGCTCCAGCCGCGGCCGCTCGCCGAGATCCGAACCGAGAGCCGGTTCGAGAAAGTCGACGAGGTCTCGGCAGCGTCCGGAATCAAGGTCGCCGCACCTGAACTCGCGGACGCGATGGCCGGCGCGCCGGTCCGGGTCGTCCGCGACCGCGACCTCGAGGAGGTCGTCGCTGAAGTCCAGGCCGAACTCGCGGATATCGCCGTCGACACCGCCGAAGAAGGTGTCGTCGTCAAGGCCGACACGCTCGGCAGTCTCGAGGCGATGGCCGACGCCTTAGGCGACGCGGAGGTGCCGATCGTCCGCGCGGAGGTCGGCGACGTCGCGCCGCGGGACGTCTCGGTCGCCTCGACGGCCGAAGACGGGAAACAGAAGGCCATCCTCGGGTTCAACGTCGACGTGCTCGACGACGCCGAGGACCGGGCGGAGATCGAGGACGTGACGATCTTCACCGACGAGGTCATCTATCAGCTCATCGAGGAGTACGAGGAGTACGTCGAGGGCATCGAAAAGGCCCAGCAGGACACCATTCTCGAGAACATCACGCGACCCGCTCGATTCCGGATCCTCCCGGACCACACCTTCCGCCAGAACGACCCCGCGGTCGTCGGCGTCGAGGTGAACGCCGGAACGGTCCAGAACAACGCGAACGTCGTTAAGTTCGATGGCAACGAGGCCGACCGCGTCGGTCAGGTCAAGGGGATCCAGGAGCAGGGAGAAGACGTCGACGAAGCCCGCGCGGGCAACCGCGTGTCCGTCGCCATCGACGGCCCCACCGTCGGCCGCCAGATCGAGGAGGACGACGAACTCTGGATCGAGATCCCCGAGAAACACGCGAAGATCCTCGAGCAGGAACTCGCGAGCGATATCCCCGGCGACGAACTCGAGGCGCTGAACATGTACCTCGACAAGCAGCGCAGTCGGGATCCCTTCTGGGGCAAGTAA
- a CDS encoding PRC-barrel domain-containing protein, whose product MSDILAENLSGKSVMGSDGTELGLLYNITMDLKSGKLNDLVIEPDEELSRRAVDFDLDDAGHFLVPVNRVQAVKDYIVVQR is encoded by the coding sequence ATGAGCGATATACTCGCTGAAAACCTCTCGGGGAAGTCCGTCATGGGTTCCGACGGCACCGAGCTTGGATTGCTCTACAACATCACGATGGATCTCAAATCGGGGAAACTCAACGATCTCGTTATCGAGCCGGACGAGGAACTGTCCCGGCGCGCCGTCGATTTCGATCTCGACGACGCCGGCCACTTCCTCGTTCCCGTCAACCGCGTTCAGGCGGTCAAAGACTACATTGTCGTCCAGCGCTAA
- a CDS encoding NOB1 family endonuclease, translated as MYVLDSSAFIHDFHTTEQTATIPLVREELEDESAYRYDAMEGSGMHVHIPNDDTTEKVERAARESGDLEVLSDTDVRLIAASFELDAVLVTDDYAMQNVAEKLNVDVEVIAREGIDEQRHWRYQCQGCGREFDEEKDRCPICGSELARKNPS; from the coding sequence ATGTACGTTCTCGACTCCTCGGCTTTTATCCACGACTTCCACACGACAGAACAGACTGCAACCATCCCGCTCGTCCGCGAGGAACTCGAAGACGAGAGCGCCTATCGCTACGACGCGATGGAAGGCTCCGGGATGCACGTCCACATTCCAAACGACGACACCACCGAAAAGGTCGAACGCGCGGCCCGAGAGTCCGGCGACCTCGAGGTCCTCTCCGACACCGACGTTCGCCTCATCGCGGCGAGTTTCGAACTCGACGCCGTCCTCGTGACCGACGACTACGCGATGCAAAACGTCGCGGAGAAACTCAACGTCGACGTCGAAGTGATCGCCCGCGAGGGGATCGACGAGCAGCGCCACTGGCGCTACCAGTGTCAGGGCTGCGGTCGCGAGTTCGACGAGGAGAAGGATCGGTGCCCGATCTGCGGGTCGGAACTGGCCAGAAAGAACCCCTCATAA
- a CDS encoding CPBP family intramembrane glutamic endopeptidase encodes MTETARADDAGPIASDVIPGIGTALAGITMVAMLVPVRQGVDDPAVWAGVGFAVAAVLAFLVRRHGGLERTIAGPIAALSSVAVVLLAGYALNQGITASTSLPSVSLSIPLVFVAFVTAGLTAGVGVAESLGIGLVGFKRRAQQLAVLTGVGFAGLFAPEVTTPILAIPVIPFVESLSETELLVVSQVVANLGMALGTAIIVVGYLRLTDRDRSFIDLRLPTAREVGWTVAGLIVLFGAVFAIDFVMRTVGVEGSDHATTQQAQERPELMLVMIPIAILVIGPFEELLYRNVIQKSLYDTFSRAGSVVTASVIFAAVHVSAYATAGLGAVIASLGTVFGLSLVLGTIYERTENLVIPALVHGLYNALLFANLYTLYG; translated from the coding sequence ATGACCGAGACTGCACGGGCCGACGACGCCGGCCCGATCGCCTCAGACGTGATTCCCGGGATCGGGACGGCCCTCGCGGGAATCACGATGGTCGCAATGCTCGTCCCCGTCCGCCAGGGCGTCGACGACCCCGCCGTCTGGGCGGGAGTCGGGTTCGCCGTCGCAGCCGTCCTCGCGTTTCTCGTCCGTCGCCACGGCGGCCTCGAGCGAACGATTGCCGGGCCGATCGCCGCCCTCTCGAGCGTCGCGGTCGTCTTGCTCGCCGGCTACGCCCTGAACCAGGGGATTACGGCATCGACATCGCTGCCGTCGGTCTCGCTGTCGATCCCCCTCGTCTTCGTCGCCTTCGTCACTGCGGGACTGACTGCCGGCGTGGGCGTCGCGGAGTCCCTGGGCATCGGACTCGTCGGATTCAAACGCCGTGCGCAGCAGCTGGCCGTCCTCACCGGCGTCGGGTTTGCGGGTCTCTTTGCCCCCGAAGTGACGACGCCAATCCTCGCAATTCCGGTCATCCCCTTCGTCGAGTCGCTCTCGGAGACCGAACTCCTCGTGGTCAGTCAGGTCGTCGCCAATCTCGGTATGGCGCTGGGGACGGCGATCATCGTCGTGGGCTATCTCCGGCTGACCGATCGCGACCGCTCCTTCATCGATCTCCGATTGCCGACGGCGCGGGAGGTCGGCTGGACCGTCGCCGGACTGATCGTCCTCTTCGGGGCCGTCTTCGCGATCGATTTCGTCATGCGGACGGTCGGCGTCGAGGGCTCGGATCACGCGACGACACAGCAAGCACAGGAGCGTCCCGAGCTGATGCTCGTGATGATTCCGATCGCGATCTTGGTCATCGGCCCCTTCGAGGAGTTACTGTACCGGAACGTCATCCAGAAATCGCTCTACGACACGTTCTCGCGGGCCGGTTCCGTCGTCACAGCGAGCGTCATCTTCGCGGCCGTCCACGTCTCCGCGTACGCGACGGCCGGTCTCGGCGCGGTCATCGCCAGTCTCGGCACCGTTTTCGGGCTCTCGCTCGTTCTCGGGACGATCTACGAGCGAACCGAGAACCTCGTGATCCCCGCGCTGGTCCACGGGCTCTATAATGCGTTGCTGTTCGCGAACCTCTACACCCTTTACGGATAA
- a CDS encoding response regulator — MTSHTPTEPIDILLVEDNPGDVRLTREAFKTVDSDIEFHTVTDGKEATTYFDVCETDTASTDLDLVLLDLNLPRVDGLTVLETLENELDYPPPPILVLSSSETKADIVKSYDRAANAYLTKPEGPDEFDTLAQAIEDFWIDSAQHPPAPS; from the coding sequence ATGACCAGCCACACGCCGACCGAGCCGATCGATATCCTGCTCGTCGAGGACAATCCGGGCGACGTTCGTCTGACCAGAGAAGCGTTCAAAACAGTCGACAGCGACATCGAATTCCACACCGTCACCGACGGGAAGGAGGCGACGACGTACTTCGACGTCTGCGAGACGGACACCGCGAGTACGGACCTAGATCTCGTCCTCCTCGATCTGAACCTCCCGCGAGTAGATGGGCTCACGGTCCTGGAGACGCTCGAGAACGAACTGGACTACCCACCGCCGCCGATCCTCGTCCTCTCGAGTTCGGAAACGAAAGCGGACATCGTCAAGAGTTACGATCGGGCCGCGAACGCGTACCTCACGAAGCCTGAGGGGCCCGACGAGTTCGACACGCTCGCACAAGCGATCGAGGACTTCTGGATCGACTCGGCCCAGCATCCGCCTGCACCGTCGTAA
- a CDS encoding DUF5812 family protein, with the protein MSEKTGTFVVTHAEDESAVVRDVDTAQVHTLASNPGLEVHDVLEATVAPEPPLDVAWEVIAVEDRRSIDLVDSDLEPTQHERELAADSEVGDLVQEERAGTGEIHVFCVPEGEVEPAAQDVLADEETIARAARLEAVRVEVRRSADDGVVSVRYLPD; encoded by the coding sequence ATGAGCGAAAAGACGGGCACGTTCGTCGTCACGCACGCCGAAGACGAATCGGCGGTCGTCCGCGACGTCGACACCGCACAGGTCCACACCCTCGCATCGAACCCCGGCCTCGAGGTCCACGACGTCCTCGAGGCCACCGTCGCACCGGAGCCGCCGCTGGATGTCGCCTGGGAAGTGATCGCTGTCGAAGACCGACGCTCGATCGACCTGGTCGACAGCGACCTCGAGCCGACCCAACACGAAAGAGAGCTCGCGGCCGACAGCGAGGTCGGCGACCTCGTTCAGGAGGAACGCGCCGGGACGGGCGAAATTCACGTGTTCTGCGTGCCAGAGGGCGAAGTCGAACCCGCAGCGCAGGACGTTCTCGCGGACGAGGAAACGATCGCGCGCGCGGCCCGGCTCGAGGCGGTCCGCGTGGAAGTGCGTCGCTCGGCCGACGACGGCGTGGTGAGCGTGCGATATCTGCCGGACTGA
- the secF gene encoding protein translocase subunit SecF: MAYFDVPEIEYTRYSNRQLAAVPLVVLAVALLVLSGSFLVYGTPVPLGMDFAGGTELTVQTTTPADEIPSAFDEQPESVTGTGSENQYIVQFSSTDSQALGDQAEEGLNSDGDSEVVQAVSSTSASFGQQSQQTAMLGVAIAFVGMSAIVFLLFRTFVPSIAVVISAFSDLVIPLAFMRLAGIPLSLGTVAGLLMLIGYSVDSDILLNNHVLRRSGSFYESTHRAMRTGVTMTVTSMAAMLVMAISAYIFGIGLLASIGIILFVGLAADLMNTYMLNLSLLRWYKFEGIRS; encoded by the coding sequence ATGGCGTATTTCGACGTACCGGAAATAGAGTACACCCGGTACAGCAACCGTCAGCTCGCGGCGGTTCCGCTCGTGGTTCTCGCGGTTGCACTGCTCGTCCTCAGCGGATCGTTTCTCGTGTACGGCACGCCGGTCCCGCTCGGGATGGACTTCGCCGGCGGAACGGAGTTGACCGTCCAGACGACGACGCCGGCCGACGAAATTCCGTCGGCGTTCGACGAACAGCCCGAATCGGTGACCGGAACCGGGAGCGAAAACCAGTACATCGTGCAGTTCTCCTCGACCGACTCGCAGGCCCTGGGCGATCAGGCCGAGGAGGGGCTCAATTCGGACGGCGATAGCGAGGTCGTTCAGGCGGTCTCCTCGACGTCTGCAAGCTTCGGCCAGCAGAGCCAGCAGACGGCCATGCTGGGGGTCGCCATCGCGTTCGTCGGGATGAGCGCCATCGTCTTTTTGCTCTTCCGGACGTTCGTCCCGTCGATCGCGGTCGTCATCTCGGCGTTTTCCGACCTCGTAATCCCGCTGGCGTTCATGCGCCTGGCCGGGATCCCACTCTCGCTCGGGACGGTCGCCGGCTTGCTGATGTTGATCGGATACTCGGTCGACTCCGATATCCTGTTGAACAACCACGTACTGCGCCGGAGCGGTAGCTTCTACGAGAGCACGCACCGCGCGATGCGGACCGGCGTCACGATGACGGTTACGTCGATGGCCGCGATGCTCGTCATGGCCATCTCGGCGTATATCTTCGGTATCGGCCTCCTGGCATCGATCGGTATCATCCTCTTCGTCGGCCTCGCAGCCGACCTGATGAACACCTACATGTTGAATCTGAGTCTGCTCCGCTGGTACAAGTTCGAGGGGATCCGCTCATGA
- a CDS encoding preprotein translocase subunit SecD — MNPIAAVKSNWRLLLLVLFVTFAVVALFIPGGIVADSSYAESTVDSGPTNLEFGLGLEGGTRIRVPATGMTAENIAPEMADDGIDQQESQRLDEIESTMTDELGLEPADTSVDVQDDGTVTAEVFTDNVTEAEFAAALQSADVDASEDDIRDGVTQKTRDDMIQTIQTKVNAAGLSGGTAYEQTTPGGEHYIVVEVPNMDADELRQLLSERGVVEVVAYYPDDSGNQTNQSNQTVLTGDDIADVDPPTQRGDSGTYAVPVQVRDSAAGEFQQQLNDLGFTSEGVGRCSLSSTDDGVSFDHDQPQYCLLTVVDGEVLDAHSMGDDSTGQGPGLATSMRNGDWADNPTFQMSAPSQQQAQSLSVNLRAGSLRAPLDFENDQVYSIEPAHATQFKEFSLLIGFLSVITVSGVVYARYTDTRVALPMIVTAVAEVVILLGFAALIRMPLDLSHVAGFIAVVGTGVDDLVIIADEVMDEGDVSSERVFQSRFRKAFWVIGAAAATTVVALSPLAVLSLGDLKGFAIITILGVLIGVLITRPAYGDILRRLLTDR, encoded by the coding sequence ATGAACCCGATCGCTGCCGTCAAGTCCAACTGGCGGCTCCTCTTGCTCGTCCTGTTCGTCACCTTCGCCGTCGTCGCCCTCTTCATCCCCGGCGGTATCGTGGCCGACAGCAGCTACGCCGAGAGCACCGTCGACAGCGGCCCAACCAACCTCGAGTTCGGGCTTGGCCTCGAGGGCGGGACCCGAATCAGGGTCCCGGCCACCGGAATGACCGCCGAGAACATCGCGCCCGAGATGGCCGATGACGGAATCGACCAACAGGAGAGCCAACGGCTCGACGAGATCGAATCGACGATGACCGACGAGCTCGGCCTCGAGCCGGCGGACACCAGCGTCGACGTACAGGACGACGGGACCGTCACCGCGGAGGTGTTCACCGACAACGTGACCGAGGCCGAGTTCGCCGCGGCCTTGCAGTCAGCGGACGTCGACGCCTCGGAGGACGACATCCGCGACGGGGTCACCCAGAAGACGCGCGACGACATGATCCAGACGATCCAGACGAAGGTCAACGCGGCGGGGCTCTCCGGCGGGACGGCCTACGAGCAGACGACGCCGGGCGGCGAACACTACATCGTCGTCGAGGTCCCGAACATGGACGCGGACGAACTCCGTCAGTTGCTCTCCGAGCGCGGGGTCGTCGAGGTCGTCGCCTACTATCCCGACGATAGCGGAAACCAGACGAACCAGTCGAATCAGACGGTGTTGACCGGCGACGACATCGCCGATGTCGATCCGCCAACGCAGCGAGGGGATAGCGGCACATACGCGGTCCCGGTGCAGGTCCGCGACAGCGCTGCAGGCGAATTCCAGCAGCAACTGAACGACCTCGGATTCACCAGCGAAGGGGTCGGTCGGTGCAGCCTCTCCAGTACCGATGACGGTGTCAGCTTCGACCACGACCAACCCCAGTACTGTCTGTTGACCGTCGTCGACGGCGAGGTACTCGACGCACACAGCATGGGCGACGATAGTACGGGGCAAGGGCCTGGTCTCGCGACCTCGATGCGAAACGGCGACTGGGCGGACAACCCGACCTTCCAGATGAGCGCCCCGAGCCAGCAACAGGCCCAGTCGCTCTCGGTCAACCTCCGAGCCGGCAGCCTGCGCGCCCCGCTGGACTTCGAAAACGATCAGGTCTACTCGATCGAGCCGGCCCACGCCACCCAGTTCAAGGAGTTCTCGCTGCTGATCGGGTTCCTCTCGGTGATCACCGTCAGCGGCGTCGTCTACGCCCGATACACGGACACGCGGGTTGCGCTTCCGATGATCGTGACGGCGGTCGCGGAGGTGGTAATATTGCTCGGGTTCGCCGCGCTGATACGCATGCCGCTGGATCTCTCCCACGTCGCCGGGTTCATCGCCGTCGTGGGGACCGGGGTCGACGACCTCGTGATCATCGCCGACGAGGTGATGGACGAGGGAGACGTCAGCTCGGAGCGGGTCTTCCAGTCGCGGTTCCGCAAAGCCTTCTGGGTCATCGGCGCCGCCGCGGCGACGACGGTCGTCGCCCTCTCGCCGCTCGCCGTGTTGAGCCTCGGCGACCTCAAAGGATTCGCGATCATCACCATCCTCGGCGTGCTCATCGGGGTCCTCATCACCCGTCCCGCCTACGGTGATATCCTGCGACGCCTGCTCACCGATCGGTAG
- a CDS encoding tyrosine-type recombinase/integrase — protein MESNDIDKRDKELLLAFSDELDLLKSKYSDHRHNKLLRHCTIMAEEGGELAAALEDEDATKDILRWINQKYNNEYTNHDYRTALRVFGKRVTDGSDYPSSIELIPSGTSSSHDPVPNPADMLEWEADILPMVDATRNSRDAALITVAFDAGPRADELRNLSVGDVTDTEHGLRIWVDGKTGQRSVDLIPSVPYLKRWLSDHPAPEDSTAPLWSKLNTADGISYRQFLNCFKDAAERSGVDKTVTPTNFRKSNATYLARKGMNQAFIEDRQGRKRGSDATAHYVARFGTDSEAEYARLHGLEVEEEEPEPIGPVECPRCSKETPRHESSCVWCNQVLEYDAIDSIEDAQRDIRDVVLKFARDDPEILTDFQRNRELMDLFESDPDLYEEAQEFVESLPDE, from the coding sequence ATGGAATCTAATGACATCGATAAGAGGGATAAGGAACTTCTCCTCGCGTTCAGCGACGAACTCGACCTCCTCAAATCTAAGTATTCTGACCATCGTCACAACAAACTCCTCCGCCACTGCACCATCATGGCCGAAGAGGGCGGAGAACTCGCCGCGGCACTCGAAGATGAGGATGCCACGAAAGACATCCTCCGCTGGATCAACCAAAAATACAATAACGAATACACGAATCACGATTACCGAACGGCGCTTCGCGTCTTTGGCAAACGCGTTACCGATGGCAGCGACTATCCGTCGAGTATCGAGTTGATTCCGTCTGGCACCTCGAGCAGTCACGATCCCGTTCCCAATCCAGCGGACATGCTCGAATGGGAAGCCGATATCCTGCCGATGGTCGATGCAACGAGAAATTCTCGCGATGCAGCCCTCATCACCGTCGCTTTCGACGCCGGCCCTAGAGCAGACGAGCTTCGTAATCTCTCGGTCGGGGACGTAACCGATACCGAACACGGACTTCGGATTTGGGTCGACGGGAAGACTGGACAGCGCTCGGTCGACCTCATACCCAGTGTGCCGTATCTCAAGCGCTGGCTCAGTGACCATCCAGCACCGGAGGATAGTACAGCACCACTCTGGTCGAAGCTGAACACCGCTGATGGGATCAGCTACCGTCAGTTCCTGAACTGTTTCAAAGACGCCGCCGAACGATCCGGTGTCGACAAAACGGTCACGCCGACCAACTTCAGGAAGTCCAATGCCACCTATCTCGCTCGGAAGGGGATGAATCAAGCTTTCATCGAGGACCGGCAGGGACGAAAGCGTGGAAGTGATGCGACCGCTCACTACGTCGCCCGCTTCGGGACCGACAGCGAAGCCGAGTATGCTCGACTGCACGGTCTCGAAGTCGAAGAAGAGGAACCCGAGCCGATCGGTCCTGTCGAATGTCCTCGTTGTAGCAAGGAGACACCGCGTCACGAGAGTTCTTGTGTCTGGTGTAATCAGGTCCTTGAGTACGATGCGATCGATTCCATCGAAGACGCTCAACGAGACATCAGAGATGTCGTCCTGAAATTTGCTCGAGATGACCCCGAAATCCTCACTGACTTCCAGCGAAACCGGGAGTTGATGGATCTCTTCGAAAGTGATCCCGATCTCTACGAAGAAGCACAGGAGTTCGTCGAGAGTCTGCCTGACGAGTAA